One genomic region from Leeia speluncae encodes:
- the fliM gene encoding flagellar motor switch protein FliM, whose translation MADDILSQEEVDALLRGVTGEEDSSEESSDDSGVRSYDIGRQERIVRGRMPTYEIINERFARYFRVAIFNFLRRNAEISVGPVRVLKYSEFIRNLVVPTNLNLIHIKPLRGTGLFIFDPDLVFLVVDNLFGGDGRFHMRVEGRDFTPTEQRVIQRMLQLVFEEYAKAWLPVFPVEFEYVRSEMNTQFANIATPTEVVVAVSFKIELGSGGGDFHVCLPYSMIEPIRDVLYSSMQADRAEADDRWVKLLSHQVQAAEVDLVANLGSAPVTLGQIVNLKVGDVISLDIPEAIVAEVDGVPVLECKYGVLNGQYALKVEKILAGADSMLNFGDENG comes from the coding sequence ATGGCTGACGATATTCTTTCTCAAGAAGAAGTCGATGCCCTCTTACGAGGTGTCACCGGCGAGGAAGATTCATCAGAAGAGTCTTCTGATGATAGCGGCGTTCGCTCGTACGATATTGGTCGGCAAGAGCGTATTGTTCGCGGTCGGATGCCGACCTATGAAATTATTAACGAGCGTTTTGCTCGATATTTTCGCGTCGCTATCTTTAACTTTCTGAGACGCAATGCAGAGATTTCAGTTGGTCCAGTTCGGGTTTTAAAGTACAGCGAGTTTATTAGAAACTTGGTTGTACCCACAAATTTGAATTTGATTCATATAAAACCATTGAGAGGCACGGGGCTATTCATTTTTGATCCTGATTTAGTGTTCTTAGTGGTGGATAATTTATTTGGTGGTGATGGTCGTTTTCACATGCGAGTGGAAGGGCGCGACTTTACCCCGACTGAGCAACGCGTGATTCAACGTATGTTGCAACTCGTTTTTGAAGAATATGCAAAAGCATGGCTTCCTGTTTTTCCGGTAGAGTTTGAGTACGTTCGGTCGGAGATGAATACTCAGTTTGCTAACATTGCAACCCCAACTGAAGTGGTCGTCGCGGTATCATTTAAAATTGAATTAGGTTCTGGTGGTGGCGATTTCCACGTCTGTTTGCCTTACTCAATGATTGAGCCAATTCGTGACGTCCTTTACAGCTCGATGCAAGCAGATAGAGCTGAAGCAGATGATCGATGGGTTAAATTGTTGTCTCATCAAGTTCAGGCTGCTGAAGTTGATCTTGTGGCAAATCTTGGTAGTGCGCCCGTCACTTTAGGGCAAATCGTCAATTTAAAAGTGGGCGATGTAATTTCTCTTGATATTCCTGAAGCTATTGTTGCTGAAGTGGATGGCGTTCCGGTGCTAGAATGTAAATACGGCGTACTGAACGGTCAGTATGCTTTAAAAGTAGAAAAGATTCTGGCTGGTGCCGATAGCATGTTGAATTTTGGGGATGAGAATGGTTGA
- the fliN gene encoding flagellar motor switch protein FliN: MVDSDDTQETEDSGMDDWAAALAEQEAFDAAQSASASQAQAAPAAASNLFPNFGDVNPSQGVPSSLDMILDIPVSLTVELGRTKIAIRSLLQLAQGSVVELDGLAGEPMDVLVNGCLIAQGEVVVVNDKFGIRLTDIITPAERIRRLHK, from the coding sequence ATGGTTGATTCTGACGATACACAAGAGACTGAAGACTCCGGCATGGATGATTGGGCCGCAGCTCTTGCTGAGCAAGAGGCGTTTGACGCTGCTCAGAGTGCATCGGCTTCTCAAGCTCAAGCGGCCCCAGCTGCTGCTTCCAATCTATTTCCAAATTTTGGCGATGTAAATCCTTCTCAGGGTGTGCCAAGTAGCTTGGATATGATTCTTGATATCCCGGTTAGTTTAACGGTTGAGCTTGGTAGAACAAAAATTGCGATTCGTAGCTTACTTCAATTGGCGCAGGGTTCAGTGGTTGAGTTAGATGGTTTAGCTGGTGAACCAATGGATGTACTCGTCAATGGCTGTCTAATTGCTCAGGGTGAAGTGGTGGTAGTGAATGATAAATTTGGTATTCGTTTAACGGATATCATCACCCCTGCTGAACGTATACGCCGTTTGCATAAATAA
- the fliO gene encoding flagellar biosynthetic protein FliO: MRLTKQVLSGALISAPLVLLAAPTSASASPLSFGYFFQVIFSLVFVIALVLGAVWAMKRLSLGVPGMKTPVKLIGGTMLGGKERVVVIEVEGEWLVLGVTAQNITVLKQLDKPPVSDAESTMVAPKFKQWLQVALQKYKQNK, translated from the coding sequence ATGCGACTAACTAAGCAAGTATTATCGGGTGCGTTAATCTCTGCACCATTGGTTCTACTTGCTGCACCAACATCTGCTTCTGCATCTCCTCTTTCATTCGGGTACTTTTTCCAGGTTATTTTTAGCTTGGTGTTTGTGATTGCGCTTGTGCTTGGCGCTGTTTGGGCCATGAAGCGCTTGTCTCTCGGTGTGCCTGGAATGAAAACGCCAGTGAAGTTGATTGGTGGTACGATGCTAGGCGGGAAGGAAAGAGTTGTTGTGATTGAGGTTGAGGGTGAGTGGCTAGTATTAGGTGTTACTGCACAAAATATCACAGTATTAAAACAATTGGATAAACCGCCCGTATCTGATGCCGAATCAACGATGGTTGCGCCAAAATTTAAGCAATGGCTACAAGTCGCACTTCAGAAGTACAAGCAAAATAAATGA
- the fliP gene encoding flagellar type III secretion system pore protein FliP (The bacterial flagellar biogenesis protein FliP forms a type III secretion system (T3SS)-type pore required for flagellar assembly.): protein MKLAHPFRRYLWIALPLALLSSVAFAANTLPAFSSQPTPGGGTEYTLSLQTLILLTSLTFLPAALLMMTAFTRIVIVLSLLRQAIGTVQSPPTQVIVGLSLFLTFFVMSPTLDEIYQKAYLPFSQDQITFNQAIDEAEKPLRTFMLRQTREKDLSLFLELSNSAKPNSPDDIGMKALIPAYVTSELKTAFQIGFLIYIPFLIIDMVVASVLMSMGMMMISPVTVSLPFKLMLFVLVDGWPLLIGSLVKSFYV from the coding sequence ATGAAACTAGCTCATCCATTTCGCCGATACCTTTGGATTGCTTTGCCTTTGGCTCTCCTGTCTTCTGTTGCTTTTGCTGCGAATACGCTGCCCGCATTTTCAAGCCAGCCAACGCCTGGTGGTGGTACTGAATACACGCTTTCGCTACAAACATTAATTCTATTAACGTCACTCACTTTCCTACCTGCAGCATTGTTGATGATGACTGCATTTACTCGGATTGTGATTGTCCTGTCTTTATTGAGGCAGGCGATTGGTACGGTGCAATCCCCTCCAACGCAAGTGATTGTTGGGCTGTCGCTTTTTCTTACCTTTTTTGTGATGTCACCGACGCTAGATGAAATTTATCAAAAAGCGTACCTCCCTTTCTCGCAAGATCAAATTACCTTTAATCAAGCAATTGATGAGGCGGAGAAGCCGCTTCGAACCTTTATGCTGAGACAAACTAGAGAAAAAGATTTGAGTTTGTTTCTGGAGTTATCTAATAGCGCAAAGCCAAACTCGCCGGATGATATTGGGATGAAGGCGTTGATTCCTGCTTATGTCACTAGCGAGCTGAAAACCGCCTTTCAAATTGGATTTTTGATTTATATTCCATTTTTGATTATTGATATGGTGGTGGCTTCGGTGCTGATGTCGATGGGTATGATGATGATTTCGCCTGTGACCGTCTCGTTACCATTTAAATTAATGCTATTTGTGTTGGTGGATGGTTGGCCGCTGCTGATTGGGTCTCTTGTTAAGAGCTTTTACGTTTAA
- the fliQ gene encoding flagellar biosynthesis protein FliQ yields the protein MTPELVITLIERALMVLIMVAAPMLLAGLVTGLIVSIFQAATQINEMTLTFIPKLIVTFLVMVLAGPWMIEVVTDYTIRLFTDIPSLIG from the coding sequence ATGACACCTGAACTGGTAATTACCCTAATTGAACGCGCCTTAATGGTTTTGATTATGGTGGCAGCACCAATGCTGCTGGCAGGCTTAGTGACCGGGTTGATTGTGTCTATCTTTCAGGCGGCTACACAAATCAACGAAATGACATTAACGTTTATCCCGAAGTTGATTGTGACATTTTTGGTGATGGTGTTGGCAGGCCCTTGGATGATCGAAGTGGTAACGGATTACACCATTCGACTCTTTACTGATATTCCCTCCCTGATCGGTTGA
- the fliR gene encoding flagellar biosynthetic protein FliR, translated as MITITQEQLYFWINQFFWPLVRILAFLAVDPIFSIKTIPRRVSIGLAVALTLVVVPSLETVQIASPSGPQGFMLLLQQIVIGVSIGFVARLTFTAIEFAGNLSGTQMGLAFAAQLDPVHGSQTPVVAQLFSIMATLVFLAMNGHLMMLSVIIQSFHLFPIYPAPVSASAFSALVYFGERVFSLGILLSLPVVATLLMTNLVIGMIARASPQMNLFAVGFPITLVIGFAALYFSLPSMPSLLGSMFDQMVKFQFELLKALRPSG; from the coding sequence ATGATCACCATTACTCAGGAACAACTGTACTTTTGGATTAACCAGTTCTTCTGGCCACTTGTTCGTATTTTGGCTTTCCTTGCGGTAGACCCCATTTTTTCCATCAAAACGATTCCGCGCCGTGTCAGCATTGGTTTAGCGGTTGCGTTAACGCTGGTTGTTGTTCCCTCGTTGGAAACCGTGCAAATCGCCTCTCCGTCAGGACCTCAGGGCTTTATGCTATTACTTCAGCAAATTGTCATTGGTGTATCTATTGGCTTTGTCGCTCGTTTAACTTTTACTGCTATCGAATTCGCTGGTAACTTGTCCGGCACGCAGATGGGTTTAGCATTTGCTGCTCAGCTAGACCCGGTGCACGGTTCTCAGACGCCTGTTGTTGCACAGTTATTTAGTATTATGGCCACCTTGGTCTTTTTGGCGATGAATGGCCACCTAATGATGTTAAGTGTAATCATCCAAAGCTTTCATCTATTCCCTATTTATCCCGCGCCTGTATCGGCATCTGCTTTTTCGGCGTTAGTGTATTTTGGGGAGAGAGTATTTTCGCTTGGTATTTTGCTCTCACTGCCGGTTGTCGCGACCTTGCTCATGACAAACTTGGTGATTGGCATGATTGCGAGAGCATCTCCTCAGATGAACTTGTTTGCAGTAGGTTTTCCGATTACGCTTGTGATTGGCTTTGCCGCTTTGTATTTTTCATTGCCTTCTATGCCAAGCCTGCTTGGCAGTATGTTTGACCAAATGGTGAAGTTCCAGTTTGAACTGCTTAAAGCTTTGCGCCCCAGTGGTTAG
- the astE gene encoding succinylglutamate desuccinylase gives MHQTVPAFLQDFLQTTLSSLTPECPEGAISGTLSWKWLGHGAILFYRTNIQSSTNSYIISSGIHGNETAPIEICNQLIQEIAQESISIQGNILFLFGNIEAMRQNKRFIDDDLNRLFSGKHHEMPQSKETMRALEIENIIQRFIHDSSQSSETTFVHLDMHTAIRGSFYKRFAIAPFKIGPMLSKTLVNWMGNAGIEAVLLNAKPAGTFSYFTSQLVNADALTLELGKALPFGENNLEAFSSVTLAIRQLISGGEIPVASMTPKVFKIINELERKTDSDFRLLIDDEVENFTAYPKGTILATDKDYQYCVTHEEERVVFPNRHVKPGLRAGLMVIESDIEPHIAS, from the coding sequence ATGCATCAAACTGTTCCAGCCTTCTTGCAAGACTTCCTTCAAACCACCTTATCCTCCCTGACGCCAGAGTGTCCTGAAGGGGCTATTTCTGGCACACTTAGCTGGAAATGGTTGGGGCATGGCGCAATTTTGTTCTATCGAACAAATATCCAATCTTCCACTAACTCATACATTATCTCTAGCGGCATACACGGCAACGAAACCGCCCCTATTGAAATATGCAATCAGCTAATTCAAGAGATTGCCCAAGAAAGCATTTCTATACAAGGGAACATTCTATTTTTGTTTGGCAATATCGAAGCAATGCGGCAAAACAAACGATTTATCGACGATGACCTCAATCGCCTCTTTTCTGGCAAACATCATGAAATGCCTCAAAGCAAAGAAACAATGAGAGCGCTTGAAATAGAAAACATTATCCAACGTTTTATTCATGATAGCAGCCAAAGCAGTGAGACTACTTTTGTGCATCTAGATATGCATACCGCCATTCGGGGCTCTTTCTACAAGCGTTTTGCCATTGCACCATTCAAAATAGGCCCCATGCTTTCCAAAACATTAGTCAATTGGATGGGCAATGCGGGCATTGAGGCGGTATTACTAAATGCAAAACCTGCAGGTACATTCAGTTATTTCACTAGCCAATTAGTCAATGCAGATGCGCTCACCCTTGAATTAGGTAAAGCATTACCGTTTGGTGAAAATAACCTTGAAGCGTTTTCTTCAGTCACCTTAGCAATTCGGCAATTGATTTCAGGAGGCGAAATTCCAGTAGCGAGCATGACGCCCAAAGTATTCAAAATTATTAACGAACTTGAAAGAAAGACGGATTCAGACTTTAGGCTGCTAATCGATGATGAAGTAGAAAACTTCACGGCCTATCCAAAAGGCACCATCTTAGCGACTGACAAAGACTACCAGTATTGCGTGACTCATGAAGAAGAGCGAGTCGTCTTCCCTAATCGTCACGTCAAGCCAGGATTGCGGGCAGGGTTAATGGTCATTGAAAGCGATATTGAACCACATATTGCATCCTAA
- a CDS encoding DUF294 nucleotidyltransferase-like domain-containing protein: MRYLTEDVLAHTLAFLRAHEPFRSMSSAHLELMLDEATIVDYPHDSVLASPALGEKDTFYIVLQGVVLGEQPLAGQEPIEQEPIWWLTDGECFPLGALLLRRPVAGVYRAKSNTRCLEVPGRVFRELMEVSTFFADFCTRRLASLLEASKRTFQAEFAQSVRDQGSMHTSLGHIIRCDPIYCKSEEPIYRVMQTMDEARIGSMIIVDDALHPIGLFTLQDVLSRVAVPQTDPTLPISAVMSSGVITLPAHASVLDATLTMAKFGIRHVLVVEEGRLQGVVSERDLFGLQRTSLRQVGQAIRLAANEDDLRAASKDIRQLTYSMLAQGVSAEHLTQIVSTLNDVLTSRILDLCLRDVIPAGMQYCWLAFGSEGRLEQTLSTDQDNGLVFLPPVGMSNDEARDILLPAAEKVNLMLSAIGFPLCAGNVMASNPACCLSVNEWQTRFAGWVQQASPQELLNATIYFDFRAIYGDRALADQLHESLKDTLADARLFIQELARNAKAFRPPLSFFGEISVPDSGDAAGKIDLKKQGITPFVDVARIFALKTAVEETNTASRLRLAGQEWALDEHIVEAWIDAFHFIQLLRMRLHQQQAARNEPLSNWLAVESLNDLDQRILKESFRQARKLQNLAQKYFQII, encoded by the coding sequence ATGCGATACCTGACGGAAGATGTACTGGCGCATACGCTGGCTTTTTTACGTGCCCACGAGCCATTTAGAAGTATGTCCTCTGCTCATCTTGAGTTGATGTTGGATGAAGCGACAATCGTGGATTATCCGCATGATAGCGTATTGGCTTCTCCTGCCTTGGGAGAAAAAGATACTTTTTATATTGTGCTACAAGGGGTTGTGCTGGGTGAGCAACCTCTCGCTGGTCAAGAGCCAATTGAACAAGAGCCAATTTGGTGGTTAACCGATGGTGAGTGCTTCCCTCTGGGGGCATTATTGCTAAGAAGACCTGTTGCAGGCGTGTATCGGGCAAAGTCGAATACGCGCTGCTTAGAAGTACCAGGTAGAGTGTTTCGGGAGTTGATGGAGGTCTCAACCTTTTTTGCGGACTTCTGTACTCGTAGATTGGCATCCTTGCTTGAAGCATCTAAGCGTACGTTCCAAGCAGAGTTTGCACAAAGTGTGCGGGATCAAGGCTCTATGCACACTTCTCTTGGTCATATCATTCGGTGTGATCCTATCTATTGCAAAAGTGAAGAGCCTATTTATCGCGTCATGCAGACAATGGACGAGGCTCGGATTGGTTCGATGATCATCGTTGATGATGCTTTGCATCCGATCGGTTTATTTACCTTGCAAGATGTATTAAGTCGGGTAGCGGTGCCTCAAACGGATCCTACCTTACCCATTTCGGCGGTTATGTCGAGCGGTGTGATTACATTACCGGCTCATGCGAGTGTGTTAGATGCCACTTTGACGATGGCAAAGTTTGGTATCCGCCATGTGTTAGTCGTAGAAGAGGGGCGTTTGCAGGGCGTTGTATCAGAACGCGACCTGTTTGGATTGCAACGAACAAGCCTCAGACAAGTTGGACAAGCTATTCGATTAGCGGCCAATGAAGACGATCTGCGTGCGGCCAGTAAGGATATTCGGCAGCTTACCTATAGTATGTTAGCGCAGGGCGTCTCAGCCGAACATTTAACCCAGATTGTTTCAACATTAAATGATGTTTTGACGAGCAGAATTTTGGATCTGTGTTTACGAGATGTGATCCCTGCTGGCATGCAGTATTGCTGGTTAGCATTTGGCAGCGAAGGTCGGTTGGAACAAACGCTGTCAACCGATCAGGATAATGGTTTAGTTTTCCTGCCACCTGTCGGTATGTCGAATGACGAGGCGCGCGACATCTTATTACCTGCCGCAGAGAAGGTAAATTTAATGTTGTCTGCCATCGGATTCCCATTGTGTGCAGGTAATGTGATGGCAAGTAATCCTGCGTGCTGCTTAAGTGTAAATGAATGGCAAACTCGATTTGCTGGATGGGTACAGCAGGCGTCGCCGCAAGAACTATTAAACGCAACAATTTACTTTGATTTCAGAGCGATTTACGGGGATCGTGCGTTAGCAGATCAGTTGCATGAAAGCTTAAAAGATACACTTGCTGATGCCCGACTGTTTATTCAAGAGTTGGCTAGAAATGCTAAGGCATTCCGCCCCCCGCTAAGCTTCTTTGGTGAGATTTCTGTACCAGATTCTGGCGATGCTGCTGGCAAAATTGATTTAAAAAAGCAGGGAATTACACCGTTTGTGGATGTGGCTAGAATTTTTGCCCTGAAAACGGCGGTAGAGGAAACAAATACTGCCTCTAGGCTGCGCTTGGCAGGGCAGGAATGGGCGTTGGATGAACATATTGTTGAGGCATGGATTGATGCGTTTCACTTTATACAGTTGCTTCGTATGCGACTTCATCAGCAGCAAGCAGCCAGAAACGAACCGTTATCGAATTGGTTGGCGGTTGAGTCATTGAATGATCTAGACCAGCGCATTCTAAAAGAGTCATTTCGACAAGCTAGAAAATTGCAGAACTTAGCGCAAAAGTATTTTCAAATAATCTGA
- a CDS encoding cytochrome b → MKIERYSFSSRALHWLVALFILGAFGLGITMTDMPMSPTKFQTYAYHKWLGITVLALVVIRLINRLFVKVPAAPSHMKPWEVKVANLTHLALYGLMFAVPLIGWLASSAKGFPVVYLKLWTLPDLVSKNEGLGETLQGTHNLLAWTMLILVGLHFVAALKHHFIDRDDVLLRMLPGRK, encoded by the coding sequence ATGAAGATTGAACGATACTCATTTTCGTCTAGGGCGCTCCACTGGTTAGTAGCATTGTTTATTTTGGGTGCATTTGGTTTGGGCATTACGATGACCGATATGCCAATGTCGCCAACTAAATTTCAAACGTATGCATACCACAAATGGTTAGGTATTACCGTGTTGGCGTTAGTTGTGATTCGTTTAATTAATCGTTTGTTTGTAAAAGTGCCTGCCGCGCCAAGTCACATGAAACCATGGGAAGTGAAAGTAGCGAATCTTACCCATCTTGCACTATATGGTTTGATGTTTGCCGTGCCACTAATTGGTTGGCTAGCTTCTTCTGCGAAAGGTTTCCCTGTTGTGTATCTAAAACTTTGGACGTTACCAGACCTAGTTTCTAAAAACGAAGGCTTGGGTGAAACCTTGCAAGGAACGCACAACCTTTTAGCTTGGACGATGCTAATTCTGGTGGGGCTACATTTTGTTGCTGCTTTAAAGCACCACTTTATTGATAGAGACGATGTGCTGCTTCGCATGTTGCCTGGCCGTAAATAA
- a CDS encoding YceI family protein encodes MKNVLALMLLTASVAATAQTVDVAKSKLGFTFKQEEVPVEGQFKKFTATVSFDAAKPADGKADVSIDLLSVDGGSPDASNELVKPSWFDAAKGPKARFVASNFKALGGGKFQAPGKLTLKGKTLPVIVNFTAKASGASQVLDGTATVNRLQFGVGDGVWKDTDSVADAVVVKFHLQVNP; translated from the coding sequence ATGAAAAATGTGTTGGCTTTGATGTTATTAACGGCTTCAGTTGCAGCGACTGCACAAACAGTGGATGTGGCAAAAAGTAAGCTAGGTTTTACCTTCAAGCAAGAAGAAGTGCCTGTAGAAGGTCAGTTCAAAAAATTTACAGCGACAGTGAGTTTTGATGCGGCGAAACCTGCCGATGGCAAGGCCGATGTGTCGATTGATTTACTATCTGTGGATGGCGGTAGCCCTGATGCGTCTAATGAGCTAGTCAAACCAAGTTGGTTTGATGCAGCAAAAGGACCAAAAGCACGCTTTGTGGCATCTAACTTTAAAGCCTTGGGTGGTGGCAAATTTCAAGCACCAGGCAAGTTAACCTTAAAAGGTAAAACACTTCCTGTGATCGTTAATTTTACTGCTAAAGCATCCGGCGCATCTCAAGTGCTTGATGGTACGGCAACGGTTAATCGTCTGCAGTTTGGTGTAGGTGATGGTGTTTGGAAAGATACTGATTCAGTTGCAGATGCGGTGGTTGTTAAGTTTCATTTGCAAGTAAATCCATAA
- a CDS encoding YceI family protein, translating to MKKLLVAALLASSSVGAFAADTYQLDSTHTYPTFEISHMGYSITRGTFDKTSGTLSLDLAAKKGSLEAVIDTTSLDTGFDKRDEHLKSPDFFNVEKFPTATVKADKFVFEGDKLVAAEGSLTLLGVSKPVKLNVVSFKCAPSPMTKKDTCGAEVVANIKRSDFGMTTYLPAVGDDVKISVQVEAVKK from the coding sequence ATGAAAAAGCTTTTGGTTGCAGCATTGTTGGCATCTTCTTCTGTTGGCGCATTTGCAGCAGATACGTACCAATTGGATTCAACTCATACCTACCCAACTTTTGAAATTAGCCACATGGGCTACTCAATTACTCGTGGTACATTTGACAAAACCTCAGGTACTTTGTCGTTGGATCTTGCTGCGAAAAAAGGTAGTTTAGAAGCGGTGATTGATACAACTTCTCTAGATACCGGCTTTGACAAGCGTGATGAACACTTGAAAAGCCCAGACTTTTTCAATGTAGAAAAATTCCCTACAGCGACAGTGAAAGCGGATAAGTTTGTATTTGAAGGTGACAAACTAGTTGCTGCTGAAGGTTCTTTGACACTATTGGGTGTGAGCAAGCCTGTTAAGCTAAACGTGGTTTCTTTCAAATGTGCTCCAAGTCCAATGACTAAGAAAGATACTTGCGGTGCGGAAGTGGTTGCGAACATCAAGCGTTCTGATTTTGGCATGACTACTTACTTGCCAGCAGTTGGTGATGATGTGAAAATTTCTGTTCAAGTTGAAGCAGTTAAAAAATAA
- the rmuC gene encoding DNA recombination protein RmuC — translation MDLTLIQLIVSTLAVLVAAFVFIALRKLSNRLSDLPSADQLNLNHREMLMDLQRGLSEQSTRLSQALQESSERQQRIQMEFSERLRHMIQSTNESLRQAVSQELNQTRQGMEQLNRFQHERLSQLQQHHLQTLGDLKFEMQARQDQLRMELIEKMSAVLAEHGVQSQTILQETMRHVSGALIENIEKLNLTVAERLDQISGKMNERLEDGFKKTNETFASVMARLAVIDEAQKKIDGLTSNVVSLQELLGDKRSRGAFGEVQLEHLVRNLLPEQVIQFQAVLSTGVRADCLLDLPAPTGKVVVDAKFPLENYQRMFDLPSDIERKGARSNFVKDVKKHIDDIANKYILPGETSDGAVMFVPAEAVFAEIHAYHEELVSYAQQKRVWIVSPTTLMAVLNTARAVLRDAQMREQLHVMQKELVKLAEEFLRFDKRMKNLATHIEQAHKDVQEVHITSQKISKRFAAIEHVQLDEEVESMAEQQNTSAIEER, via the coding sequence ATGGATCTCACCCTTATTCAGTTAATTGTTTCTACTTTGGCAGTCCTTGTGGCTGCCTTTGTTTTCATCGCACTTCGGAAGTTATCTAATCGCCTTTCAGATTTACCAAGTGCCGATCAACTCAATCTAAATCATCGAGAAATGCTGATGGACCTACAAAGAGGGCTTTCAGAGCAGTCCACTCGATTGAGTCAAGCGTTGCAAGAGAGTAGCGAGCGGCAACAGCGGATTCAGATGGAGTTTAGTGAACGATTAAGACACATGATTCAATCCACGAATGAAAGTCTGAGGCAGGCTGTATCTCAAGAGTTGAATCAGACTAGGCAAGGCATGGAGCAATTAAATCGGTTCCAGCATGAACGATTATCGCAATTACAGCAGCATCATTTGCAAACACTTGGTGATTTGAAGTTTGAAATGCAGGCCAGACAAGATCAGCTGCGAATGGAGTTGATCGAAAAAATGAGTGCTGTCCTCGCTGAGCATGGGGTGCAGTCGCAAACTATCTTGCAAGAAACGATGCGCCATGTGTCTGGTGCCTTAATTGAGAATATTGAGAAACTAAACCTTACCGTTGCAGAACGCTTAGATCAGATTTCTGGAAAAATGAATGAAAGGTTGGAGGATGGGTTTAAGAAAACCAATGAAACCTTTGCTAGTGTGATGGCGCGATTAGCCGTGATTGACGAGGCGCAGAAGAAAATCGATGGCTTAACGAGTAATGTCGTCAGCCTTCAAGAATTGCTAGGAGATAAGCGGTCTCGAGGTGCATTTGGTGAAGTTCAGCTAGAACATTTAGTGAGAAATCTGTTGCCAGAGCAGGTCATTCAATTCCAAGCGGTTCTGTCTACGGGCGTAAGGGCTGATTGCCTGCTTGACTTGCCTGCGCCTACCGGCAAAGTGGTGGTAGATGCTAAATTCCCGCTGGAAAACTATCAGCGAATGTTTGATCTGCCATCCGACATCGAAAGAAAAGGCGCTAGGTCAAACTTTGTAAAAGATGTGAAAAAGCATATTGATGATATTGCCAATAAGTACATTCTTCCGGGGGAGACATCAGATGGTGCGGTCATGTTTGTTCCTGCCGAGGCGGTATTCGCAGAGATCCACGCCTATCATGAGGAGTTGGTTAGTTATGCTCAGCAAAAGCGGGTTTGGATTGTTTCTCCCACGACGTTGATGGCTGTTTTGAATACCGCAAGGGCGGTGCTCAGAGATGCGCAAATGCGTGAGCAACTACATGTGATGCAAAAAGAATTGGTTAAACTGGCTGAAGAGTTTTTACGTTTTGATAAGCGGATGAAAAACTTGGCAACGCATATTGAGCAAGCTCATAAGGATGTGCAAGAAGTGCACATCACAAGCCAGAAAATTAGCAAACGATTTGCCGCAATTGAGCATGTTCAGTTAGATGAAGAGGTTGAATCAATGGCCGAGCAACAAAATACATCCGCAATTGAAGAGCGGTAG
- a CDS encoding DedA family protein translates to MDNLQLLVNLFSHAHENPLFAYAAVFSVLLICGFGVPIPEDISLVAGGIIAGLGYADVNTMFFVGLAGVLVGDSMMFVAGRVYGERVRCFPLVAKFLTEARYAAVQDQFHKYGKRVLFVARFLPGLRTPIFLTAGMTRRVPFWRFLLLDGSAALISVPVWVYLGYYGAHKREWLMSWVHVGQKGILIVLAIVITATAIIYFRRKKKNSQSSH, encoded by the coding sequence ATGGATAACTTGCAACTGCTGGTCAATTTGTTTTCACATGCGCATGAAAACCCGCTATTTGCCTATGCGGCCGTGTTTTCTGTATTGCTCATTTGTGGCTTCGGCGTCCCTATTCCTGAAGACATTTCTCTTGTTGCCGGCGGAATTATTGCGGGTCTTGGCTATGCGGATGTGAACACCATGTTTTTCGTCGGCTTAGCCGGCGTACTAGTTGGTGACTCCATGATGTTTGTCGCTGGCAGAGTCTATGGTGAGCGCGTCAGGTGCTTCCCACTGGTTGCAAAGTTTCTCACCGAAGCTAGGTATGCCGCCGTACAAGACCAATTTCACAAATACGGCAAACGGGTGTTATTTGTTGCCCGCTTCCTTCCTGGCTTACGTACTCCCATTTTTCTTACCGCAGGCATGACCAGAAGAGTTCCTTTTTGGCGGTTTTTGTTATTAGATGGATCTGCAGCACTAATCAGTGTGCCTGTGTGGGTATACCTAGGCTACTACGGAGCACATAAGCGCGAATGGCTGATGAGCTGGGTTCATGTCGGCCAAAAAGGCATCTTAATTGTACTAGCGATTGTCATCACCGCGACGGCTATTATTTATTTCCGTAGAAAAAAGAAAAACAGCCAATCTTCCCACTAG